In a single window of the Nicotiana tomentosiformis chromosome 8, ASM39032v3, whole genome shotgun sequence genome:
- the LOC138897201 gene encoding uncharacterized protein, which translates to MVPYEALCGRRCCSLVGSFEPREARLLVIDLVCDALEKVKVIQESLRTAQFRKRSYADRKVRNVGYKIGVKVLLRVSPMKDVMHFGKKVKLSPRYIGPFGVLERVVEVACRLALPPSLSGVHPVFHVSMIQKYYGDLEHILDFSTVRLDEV; encoded by the coding sequence ATGgttccttatgaggccttatgtGGGAGGAGATGTTGTTCTCTGGTTGGTTCGTTTGAGCCtagagaggctaggttgttggtcATTGATTTAGTCtgtgatgccttggagaaggtgaaggtgatcCAAGAGAGTCTTCGTACAGCACAGTTCAGGAAAaggagttatgctgataggaaggttcggAATGTTGGATACAAAATAGGTGTGAAGGTTTTgctcagagtttcgcccatgaaggatgtgatgcattttgggaagaaggtcaagttgagccctaggtatatcggcccTTTTGGGGTGCTTGAGAGAGTGGTAGAGGTTGCTtgtaggcttgcattaccacctagtctatcaggtgttcacccagtgtttcatgtctcTATgatccagaagtattatggtgatctggaacatattttggattttagcacggtaCGGCTAGATGAGGTCTGA